The DNA region CCTCGTACACGGCAGACTCCTCGATGTCGAGGCCGGGGTTGACGCCTTCGGCCAGCACGCGTGTGTGAACGCCAAACGGCAGCGTCATCAACGGCGTGGTGGTGTGACCCGACGGAAAACCAAACAGCACGGGGCCATCAAACCCCGACATCACATCAGCCACGGTGGATTTGGCGGTCACGCTGCCGTCCGGCTCATCGCAGCGCGGCATTTGTCCGAACACAACAGCTGATGCCCGCGAAAGCACGCCGGTCTGGCGCAGCTGCACCAGCATGCGGTCCAGCCGATACGGACGCTCCCCCACGTCGTCGATGAACAACACGTGGCCCATCGGCGGGTCAAACGCCCACGGCGTGCCCATCGAGGCCAGCAGTTGCGTCAACGTCCCGCCGAGCAGCGGCCCCTCGGCAATTCCCCTGTTGAGCGCCTCGACGCCCGCAGGGCGCAGTTCGCCCATTGGCTCGGGCTGCAGGCTCGCCAGGAACGACACGGGGTCATACGCGTCGGGGCCAAGCGACAAGCGCCGGTCGATCATCGGGCCGTGAATGGACGTCATGCCGGCCCGGCATGCCAGCCAGATGTGCAGGGACGTGACATCGCTGTAGCCGATGAACGCCATGCGCGCCTCGCGCGCGGTCTCCACATCGGCCGGGCCCAGCAGCGGCAGCATCTGCAGGCTGCCGTAGCCGCCCCTCAGGGCCATCACCGCGTCCACATCCGCGCGCCGCCAAAAGTCCATGAGCTGGGCCTTGCGGCTGTCCGGGTCACCGGCAACAAAACCCCTGCGCTCAAATACTCGCTCGTCGTAAACGGGCTTGAATCCGAGCCGCTCAAGTTCGAGCACACCCTTCTCGAACTCATCGCGGTCGCAAGGGCTGGCCGGGGCGACGAGGCCGATGCGGCTGCCTGGACCGGCGGGTCGCACCTTCAGCAGCCCTGCCCGGGTTCTCGGGCTCACAGCCAGGCCGCCATGCGGTCCGAGATGCGCTGATGGGTCTCCAGGCCCACCGCCGAGAGCGCGGCTGGTGGCGCCTGCAGGGCGGCGGCAAAGCGCGTCTTCACGCGCCACTGCCTCGCGAGCGCATCTTCCACGCGCGCCACCGGCAACACGCCCGACTCCATGGCATGGATGACGGCCTCGAGCGCGTCCACTTGCTCGTCCTGCGTGGAGTTGCAGAGCAGCACGCTGTCGCAGCCCGCCTGCAACGCCGCAACCATGGCGTCGGGCAACGGCCAGGTGGCGGCCACCGCCTTCATGCCCAGGTCGTCACTGATCACGAGACCGTCAAAGCCCAATGACTTCTTGAGCACCCCATCCACCACCGCACGGGACAACGTGGCCGGCAGGTCGGGGTCAATCGACGGCACCAGCACGTGCGCAGTCATGATGGTCGCCAGGCCAGCGGCAATCCCCGCGCGAAAGGGCACGTATTCCACCCGATCGAGTCGATCCGGCGCGTGCTCTACCAGCGGGAGTTCAAGATGTGAATCCGTGCTTGTGTCGCCGTGCCCGGGAAAGTGTTTTCCGCAGGCGACGATGCCCGAGGCGTGCAGGCGGCTGATGAGCGCGGCGCCGAACGACGCCACTACCTCGGGCGTGGTGCCGAATGCGCGATCGCCGATGATCGGATTCTGGGAGTTCGTGTGAATGTCGAGCACCGGCGTGTAATCGAGGTTCACGCCCACCGCGCGCAACTCGGCCGCAAGCGCGGCGCCAAACTCGTCGGCCAGCGCCGCATCCCCACTGCGTCCCAGCGTCATCATCGGGGGCCATT from Acidobacteriota bacterium includes:
- the nagZ gene encoding beta-N-acetylhexosaminidase, whose protein sequence is MSLRDLRRQVGQLAIIGFPGHTVPADVKRLAASFDLGGVIYFSRNVAEPAQVRELSRESASLAREWPLWISVDQEGGRVARLRRPFTEWPPMMTLGRSGDAALADEFGAALAAELRAVGVNLDYTPVLDIHTNSQNPIIGDRAFGTTPEVVASFGAALISRLHASGIVACGKHFPGHGDTSTDSHLELPLVEHAPDRLDRVEYVPFRAGIAAGLATIMTAHVLVPSIDPDLPATLSRAVVDGVLKKSLGFDGLVISDDLGMKAVAATWPLPDAMVAALQAGCDSVLLCNSTQDEQVDALEAVIHAMESGVLPVARVEDALARQWRVKTRFAAALQAPPAALSAVGLETHQRISDRMAAWL
- a CDS encoding LD-carboxypeptidase, translated to MSPRTRAGLLKVRPAGPGSRIGLVAPASPCDRDEFEKGVLELERLGFKPVYDERVFERRGFVAGDPDSRKAQLMDFWRRADVDAVMALRGGYGSLQMLPLLGPADVETAREARMAFIGYSDVTSLHIWLACRAGMTSIHGPMIDRRLSLGPDAYDPVSFLASLQPEPMGELRPAGVEALNRGIAEGPLLGGTLTQLLASMGTPWAFDPPMGHVLFIDDVGERPYRLDRMLVQLRQTGVLSRASAVVFGQMPRCDEPDGSVTAKSTVADVMSGFDGPVLFGFPSGHTTTPLMTLPFGVHTRVLAEGVNPGLDIEESAVYEGAA